Part of the bacterium HR11 genome is shown below.
TTGCATCCTGTATCCTGCTTCTTGCAACTGGCCCCCTATCTTCTGTAAGGAACCCACCATGCCGACTTGGGCCGTCCTGACGTTTGCGTTGATCGTCCTTGTCAATGCGACCTTCTTTATCTTCGTGAACCGCTGGCTGGGACCCCGCCGGCGGACCTCGGCCGTCAAGCAGGAGCTGTTTGAGTGCGGCGTTCCCTCGACGGCACCGCCGCCGGTGCAGTACCCCGTGTACTTCTATCGGCTGGCCGTCGTATTCACCCTGCTGGACGTCGAGCTGGCGTTCTTTCTGCCCTGGGCCGTCGTGGCCCGGCCCCTGGGCTGGCCGGGCCTGATCCTGATGGGGGTCTATGCCGGGACGCTCGTCGTGGGCCTATTATACTTCTGGCGGCACGGCGGTCTCGTGTTCTGGGAG
Proteins encoded:
- the nuoA gene encoding NADH-quinone oxidoreductase subunit A — translated: MPTWAVLTFALIVLVNATFFIFVNRWLGPRRRTSAVKQELFECGVPSTAPPPVQYPVYFYRLAVVFTLLDVELAFFLPWAVVARPLGWPGLILMGVYAGTLVVGLLYFWRHGGLVFWERPAAVPVGAEVRREVPVPVPAQRTEPG